The following are from one region of the Macaca thibetana thibetana isolate TM-01 chromosome 2, ASM2454274v1, whole genome shotgun sequence genome:
- the FEZF2 gene encoding fez family zinc finger protein 2 produces the protein MASSASLETMVPPACPRAGASPATSKTLAFSIERIMAKTSEPRAPFEPRPGALEADGSQGKKLLNLCSPLPCMIPLQPLGYEVPSKTLLSYSELWKSSLRAGGGGGGGGGGGGGGAPVCGASGLCKTNCGVCCKAELGLAPSALPAGRVIKPQVINQAVGLPASGSLYYFNYLDSTAYPPSELLSGHLFPSGLLNAQAPAALAAHPKLFLLENAKLAGLAADKFPHPAPYPHKERLPAPLEQVLKENSALTAERGGVKGHSKLPGGSADGKPKNFTCEVCGKVFNAHYNLTRHMPVHTGARPFVCKVCGKGFRQASTLCRHKIIHTQEKPHKCNQCGKAFNRSSTLNTHIRIHAGYKPFVCEFCGKGFHQKGNYKNHKLTHSGEKQYKCTICNKAFHQVYNLTFHMHTHNDKKPFTCATCGKGFCRNFDLKKHVRKLHDSVGPAAPSAKDLTRTVQS, from the exons ATGGCAAGCTCGGCTTCCCTGGAGACCATGGTGCCCCCGGCCTGCCCGCGCGCCGGAGCGTCGCCTGCCACTTCCAAGACACTGGCCTTTTCCATCGAGCGCATCATGGCCAAGACGTCGGAGCCCCGCGCGCCCTTTGAGCCCCGGCCTGGAGCGCTAGAGGCGGACGGCAGCCAGGGCAAGAAACTGCTCAACCTCTGCTCGCCGCTGCCCTGTATGATCCCCCTCCAGCCCCTAGGCTACGAGGTGCCGTCAAAGACACTGCTCAGTTACTCCGAGCTCTGGAAAAGCAGCCTCCGGGCGGGCggcggcggaggcggcggcggtggcggcggcggcgggggggCCCCAGTGTGCGGCGCCAGCGGCTTGTGCAAAACCAACTGTGGCGTGTGCTGTAAGGCCGAGCTGGGCCTGGCGCCGTCTGCGCTGCCCGCGGGCAGGGTCATCAAGCCGCAGGTCATCAACCAGGCTGTGGGGCTGCCGGCCAGCGGCTCGCTCTACTACTTCAACTACCTGGACTCGACCGCGTACCCGCCGTCTGAGCTCCTCAGCGGCCACCTCTTCCCGTCTGGCCTCCTCAATGCGCAGGCCCCCGCCGCCCTGGCTGCTCACCCCAAGCTCTTTCTGCTGGAGAACGCCAAGCTGGCCGGCTTGGCTGCGGACAAGTTCCCCCATCCGGCTCCCTATCCCCATAAGGAGCGCTTGCCGGCGCCACTGGAGCAGGTACTGAAGGAGAACTCGGCCCTGACTGCCGAGCGCGGAGGCGTCAAGGGCCACAGCAAGCTGCCAGGGGGCTCCGCAGATGGCAAGCCCAAAAACTTCACCTGCGAGGTGTGCGGCAAG GTGTTTAATGCTCACTATAACCTCACCCGCCACATGCCGGTCCACACCGGAGCCAGACCGTTCGTGTGCAAAGTCTGCGGCAAAGGCTTTCGCCAGGCCAGCACGCTCTGCAGGCACAAAATTATCCACACCCAG GAAAAGCCGCATAAATGCAACCAGTGCGGCAAAGCCTTCAACCGCAGCTCCACGCTCAACACGCATATCCGCATCCACGCGGGCTACAAGCCCTTCGTCTGCGAATTTTGCGGCAAAGGCTTTCACCAAAAAG GGAACTACAAGAACCACAAGCTGACCCACAGCGGCGAGAAGCAGTACAAATGTACCATCTGCAACAAGGCCTTCCACCAGGTCTACAACCTAACCTTCCATATGCACACCCACAACGACAAGAAGCCTTTCACGTGCGCCACTTGCGGCAAAGGGTTTTGCAGAAACTTTGACTTAAAGAAACATGTGCGCAAACTCCACGACAGCGTGGGCCCTGCTGCCCCCTCCGCAAAGGACCTGACTAGGACAGTGCAGAGCTGA